The proteins below are encoded in one region of Juglans microcarpa x Juglans regia isolate MS1-56 chromosome 4D, Jm3101_v1.0, whole genome shotgun sequence:
- the LOC121259255 gene encoding SOSS complex subunit B homolog isoform X7 gives MYSLKDIVPAAENNINTQVIVLNIGKTASEGQNKTCLALVADETAAVHFQLWGNECDAFEPGDIIQLTNGIFSCNRRSWVLRAGKRGKVEKVGEFTMAYVETPNMSEIEWVHDPSKSKFVQKAVISPHSRIFPPLP, from the coding sequence ATGTACTCTCTTAAAGACATTGTGCCTGCAGCTGAGAACAACATAAATACACAAGTCATAGTTTTGAACATAGGCAAGACAGCATCAGAGGGCCAAAACAAGACATGCTTGGCACTTGTGGCTGATGAGACAGCCGCAGTTCACTTCCAGCTCTGGGGGAATGAGTGTGATGCCTTTGAGCCTGGTGATATTATCCAACTAACAAATGGAATATTCTCTTGCAACCGGAGAAGTTGGGTGCTGAGGGCAGGCAAGAGAGGGAAGGTAGAGAAGGTGGGAGAATTCACCATGGCATATGTTGAGACACCCAACATGAGCGAGATTGAATGGGTTCATGATCCAAGCAAGTCCAAGTTCGTGCAGAAGGCTGTTATTTCACCCCATTCACGCATTTTCCCGCCATTACCTTAA